In the genome of Variibacter gotjawalensis, one region contains:
- a CDS encoding TRAP transporter large permease produces the protein MSDPALGLLMLGLIVVVIVMGFPTAFTLMGLGIVFGYIAFYNPAQALIDNRVFELMVQRTYGAMTNDVLISVPLFVLMGYVMERGALVDKMFYAIQLAFRNVPASLAVATLIVCTFWGIASGLVGAVVVLMGVIALNPMLRAGYDVKLATGVITAGGTLGILIPPSVMIIVYAAVAGQSVVKLYAAAMFPGFFLALLYLVYIIGWALISPRVAPKLSEEQLRVPVPDWVSKFQAAYSKNVFVSLVSALFNPAKAKAIETGKGHLAYGQIVKNFLISLIPFIIVAGMLATAWWYVVIHQQVGPEAVVEGVEQLGSPDIGPKEATDAQKGAPMGFYIGWGIAVLLGLFYIFRYYTRLTAERFEILKLLTSSIMPLGTLTVVVLGVILFGVTTATESAAVGALGAFLLAIQARTLDWKRTKEAVFLTAKTTAMVCWLFVGSAVFSGVFAILGGQALVEKWVLGMNLTPLQFMILSQMVIFILGWPLEWTEIIVIFVPIFLPLLKHFNIDPILWGVLVFVNLQAAFLSPPVAMSAFYLKGVAPKHVTINQIFGGMMPYMGIVILCMIFMYIWPGMTLWLPNFLYGR, from the coding sequence CCGCCTTCACGCTGATGGGCCTCGGCATCGTCTTCGGCTACATCGCTTTCTACAATCCGGCACAAGCGCTGATCGACAACCGGGTCTTCGAGCTGATGGTCCAGCGCACTTACGGCGCGATGACCAACGACGTCCTCATATCCGTCCCGTTATTCGTCTTAATGGGCTACGTGATGGAGCGCGGGGCGCTCGTCGACAAAATGTTCTACGCGATCCAACTCGCGTTCCGGAACGTGCCGGCTTCGCTTGCGGTCGCAACGCTGATCGTCTGCACCTTCTGGGGTATCGCGTCGGGGCTGGTCGGCGCTGTCGTCGTGCTGATGGGCGTCATCGCGCTCAACCCGATGCTGCGCGCCGGTTATGACGTGAAACTCGCGACCGGCGTCATCACGGCGGGCGGCACGCTCGGCATTCTCATTCCGCCGTCCGTGATGATCATCGTTTATGCGGCCGTCGCCGGGCAGTCGGTGGTGAAGCTTTACGCCGCCGCGATGTTTCCGGGCTTCTTCCTCGCGCTGCTTTATCTCGTCTACATCATCGGTTGGGCGCTGATCAGCCCGCGCGTTGCGCCGAAGCTATCCGAAGAGCAACTGCGCGTGCCGGTGCCGGACTGGGTCAGCAAATTCCAGGCGGCTTATTCGAAGAACGTCTTCGTCAGCTTGGTCTCGGCGCTGTTCAATCCCGCCAAGGCGAAAGCGATCGAGACCGGCAAGGGCCATCTCGCCTACGGGCAGATCGTCAAGAACTTCCTGATCTCGCTGATCCCGTTCATCATCGTCGCCGGTATGCTCGCAACCGCGTGGTGGTACGTCGTCATCCACCAGCAGGTCGGACCGGAAGCGGTCGTGGAAGGCGTCGAGCAGCTCGGTTCGCCCGACATCGGCCCGAAGGAAGCGACCGACGCGCAGAAGGGCGCGCCGATGGGCTTCTACATCGGCTGGGGCATCGCGGTGCTGCTCGGCCTCTTCTACATTTTCCGCTACTACACGCGGCTCACTGCCGAGCGCTTCGAGATCCTGAAGCTGCTCACCTCCTCGATCATGCCGCTCGGCACGCTCACCGTGGTCGTACTCGGTGTCATCCTGTTCGGCGTCACCACGGCAACAGAGTCGGCCGCGGTCGGCGCGCTCGGCGCGTTCCTGCTGGCCATTCAAGCGCGCACGCTCGACTGGAAGCGGACGAAGGAGGCGGTGTTCCTCACCGCCAAGACGACCGCGATGGTGTGCTGGCTGTTCGTAGGTTCGGCCGTGTTCTCGGGCGTCTTCGCGATTCTCGGCGGTCAGGCGCTCGTGGAGAAGTGGGTGCTCGGCATGAATCTCACGCCGCTGCAGTTCATGATCCTGTCGCAGATGGTGATCTTCATCCTCGGCTGGCCGCTCGAATGGACCGAGATCATCGTGATCTTCGTGCCGATCTTCCTGCCGCTGCTCAAGCACTTCAACATCGACCCGATTCTCTGGGGCGTGTTGGTGTTCGTGAATCTGCAGGCCGCGTTCTTGTCGCCGCCGGTTGCGATGTCCGCCTTCTATTTGAAAGGGGTGGCACCAAAGCATGTGACGATCAACCAAATATTCGGCGGCATGATGCCTTACATGGGCATCGTCATTCTCTGTATGATCTTCATGTACATCTGGCCCGGCATGACGCTGTGGCTGCCGAACTTCCTCTACGGACGGTGA
- a CDS encoding amidase, with product MTDLSGLSAREAVGEIARGKLSALEYATALLKRTQEIDGEIKAFIHFDPEHVLMQAERLDEQRLSGRPLGPLHGVPVAIKDIFDTADYPTENGWGAHAGRRPRRDAEAVRRLREAGAIIFGKTVTTEVAYFNPGATRNPHDLSRTPGGSSSGSAAAVAAGMVPLALGSQTNGSVIRPASFCGVVGVKPSHGTISRAGVLLLSKKLDHVGVFARGVDDAAMLLDVLAGHDPEDSDTRIHAARGFAATAAGEPPLPPKLAFVRTQRWDRADPSTQKAFEELATSLGDHVEEVELPDYFATAWDDHRAIMAPDMAHRFGAAVDASGEASSKQLHELIAQGRGYSAERYLGALGNVQRMRASLAGLFERYYAVLTPATTGPAPKGMPTGDPVFNSIWTMTGQPCVTLPLLSHDDMPVGVQLVGAFGDDARLLRTANWLTQHVAPKKRKKARR from the coding sequence GTGACTGATCTATCGGGACTGAGTGCGCGCGAGGCCGTAGGCGAAATCGCGAGGGGAAAACTGAGCGCCCTCGAATACGCGACGGCTTTGCTCAAGCGCACGCAGGAGATCGACGGCGAGATCAAAGCCTTCATCCACTTCGATCCCGAACACGTGCTGATGCAGGCGGAGCGGCTCGATGAGCAGCGCCTCTCCGGCAGACCGCTTGGTCCGCTGCACGGCGTGCCGGTCGCCATCAAGGACATCTTCGACACTGCGGACTATCCGACCGAGAATGGCTGGGGCGCGCATGCGGGCCGCCGCCCGCGCCGCGACGCCGAAGCCGTGCGGCGCCTGCGCGAAGCCGGCGCGATCATCTTCGGCAAAACGGTGACGACGGAAGTCGCCTATTTCAATCCGGGCGCGACGCGCAATCCGCATGACCTCTCGCGTACGCCGGGTGGTTCGTCCTCCGGCTCCGCCGCGGCGGTTGCGGCCGGCATGGTGCCGCTCGCGCTCGGCAGTCAGACCAACGGCTCGGTCATTCGCCCGGCGTCGTTCTGCGGTGTCGTCGGTGTCAAGCCGAGCCACGGCACCATCTCGCGCGCCGGCGTGCTGCTGCTGTCGAAGAAGCTCGATCACGTCGGCGTCTTCGCGCGCGGTGTCGACGATGCCGCAATGCTGCTCGATGTTCTCGCGGGTCACGACCCGGAGGATAGCGACACGCGCATTCACGCAGCGCGCGGCTTTGCGGCGACGGCGGCCGGTGAGCCGCCGCTGCCGCCGAAGCTTGCCTTCGTGCGGACGCAGCGCTGGGACCGCGCCGATCCTTCGACACAGAAAGCCTTCGAGGAGCTCGCGACGAGTCTCGGCGATCACGTCGAGGAGGTCGAGCTCCCGGACTATTTCGCGACCGCTTGGGACGATCATCGCGCCATCATGGCGCCCGACATGGCGCATCGTTTCGGCGCGGCCGTCGATGCGAGCGGCGAAGCCTCCAGCAAGCAGCTTCACGAGCTGATCGCGCAGGGCAGGGGCTATTCGGCGGAGCGTTATCTCGGTGCGCTCGGCAACGTGCAGCGCATGCGCGCCTCGCTCGCCGGATTGTTCGAGCGCTATTACGCGGTCCTCACGCCGGCCACAACCGGCCCTGCGCCGAAGGGCATGCCGACCGGCGATCCGGTCTTCAACTCGATCTGGACGATGACGGGCCAGCCCTGCGTGACGTTGCCACTGCTCTCGCACGACGACATGCCGGTCGGCGTGCAGCTCGTCGGCGCATTCGGCGATGACGCGCGTCTGCTGCGCACCGCGAATTGGCTGACGCAGCACGTCGCGCCGAAGAAGCGGAAGAAAGCGCGGCGGTAA
- a CDS encoding ABC transporter ATP-binding protein/permease, whose product MVTFSSLIAAFSVFLIGHSLSTQTGLPLYVGASGLILAVIVFLAMRISSFLRIFIAMYGLGFLFLATLGLAGSVGILPESIAALLPPTFMASAAVVFAAVVYGVSFLTPIRHVTAIADPYFDTKDPSTKNAEIPFTWLGRGEAQVGKRLVGLLVAINFLQVALQVRLNLFSRDLFNALGDKNAEAFWFQLLWVFVPIAAIWISLAVYELFVDQCVKLRWRRWLTERIYGRWLDGDTHYRLSFAGEATDNPDQRIQTDVSNFIIVTMRLTINLLQQAALLVSFIVILWQLSRDFVFPGLGIEIPGLLVWAVLAYAVIGTWLTHVIGKPLIGLNFSRERVEADFRFSLARLREYPEQIALLKGEAAERARLDRTFGAIIGNTLQILSRNMKLTTFTAGYGQAQVVFPYLLGAPSYFLGKITLGAFQQTAGAFSRVADALNFFIDQYRTIAEYKATLDRLTTFNGALASVEDSRHQREIELQTSASGGIEVDDLQLGIPTGRTIVSADGFRLKPGEATLIGGPSGCGKTTLFRALAGIWPFAKGTIKLPKNARVMLLPQKPYIPLGTLTGAIAYPAHDHTYTPEQIRDVLTAVGLGRLIEDIERPDNWSQRLSGGEQQRLAMARALLEKPDWLLLDEATSALDEQSQADIYRTVLAALPNTTVISIGHRASLVNFHKRHVQMQKREDGLFHPTEAAGARA is encoded by the coding sequence ATGGTCACTTTCAGCAGCCTGATCGCCGCGTTCTCGGTTTTCCTGATCGGCCACAGCCTCTCCACGCAAACCGGGCTGCCGCTCTACGTCGGCGCCAGCGGCCTGATCCTCGCCGTCATCGTGTTCCTCGCAATGCGCATCTCTTCGTTCCTGCGCATCTTCATCGCGATGTACGGCCTCGGGTTTCTGTTCCTCGCGACGCTCGGCCTTGCGGGCTCGGTCGGCATTCTGCCGGAAAGCATCGCGGCGCTGCTGCCGCCGACCTTCATGGCGTCGGCGGCCGTCGTCTTCGCGGCCGTCGTCTATGGCGTGTCGTTCCTCACGCCGATCCGCCACGTCACGGCGATCGCGGACCCGTATTTCGACACTAAAGACCCATCGACCAAGAATGCCGAAATCCCTTTCACGTGGCTCGGGCGCGGTGAGGCGCAGGTCGGCAAGCGCCTGGTCGGCCTGCTCGTCGCCATCAACTTCCTGCAGGTCGCGCTGCAGGTGCGCCTCAATCTCTTCTCCCGCGATCTCTTCAACGCGCTCGGCGACAAGAATGCCGAAGCGTTTTGGTTTCAGCTGCTGTGGGTGTTCGTGCCGATCGCGGCGATCTGGATCAGCCTCGCGGTCTACGAACTCTTCGTCGACCAATGCGTGAAGCTGCGCTGGCGCCGCTGGCTCACTGAGCGCATCTACGGCCGCTGGCTTGATGGCGACACGCACTATCGCCTCAGCTTCGCAGGCGAAGCGACCGACAACCCCGACCAGCGCATCCAAACCGACGTCAGCAACTTCATCATCGTGACGATGCGGCTCACCATCAATCTGCTGCAGCAAGCGGCGCTGCTGGTGTCGTTCATCGTCATCCTGTGGCAGCTCTCGCGCGACTTCGTCTTTCCCGGCCTCGGCATCGAAATTCCGGGCCTCCTCGTCTGGGCCGTGCTCGCTTACGCGGTCATCGGCACGTGGCTCACGCACGTGATCGGCAAGCCGCTCATCGGCCTTAATTTCTCGCGCGAGCGCGTCGAAGCCGACTTCCGGTTCTCGCTCGCACGCCTGCGCGAATATCCGGAGCAGATCGCGCTGCTGAAGGGTGAGGCCGCCGAGCGCGCGCGGCTCGATCGCACCTTCGGCGCGATCATCGGCAATACGCTGCAGATTCTGAGCCGCAACATGAAGCTGACGACCTTCACGGCCGGCTATGGCCAGGCGCAGGTCGTCTTCCCATATTTGCTCGGCGCACCGTCCTACTTCCTCGGCAAGATCACACTCGGCGCGTTCCAGCAAACCGCCGGAGCTTTCTCGCGCGTCGCCGACGCGCTCAACTTCTTCATCGATCAATACCGCACGATCGCCGAATACAAGGCGACGCTCGACCGTCTCACCACCTTCAACGGCGCGCTCGCGAGCGTCGAGGACTCGCGGCATCAACGCGAGATCGAGCTTCAGACGTCGGCGAGCGGCGGCATCGAAGTGGACGATCTGCAGCTCGGCATTCCGACCGGCCGCACCATCGTCTCGGCCGACGGCTTCCGCTTGAAGCCGGGTGAGGCGACGCTGATCGGCGGGCCGTCGGGCTGCGGCAAGACCACGCTCTTCCGCGCGCTCGCCGGCATTTGGCCCTTCGCGAAAGGCACGATCAAGCTACCGAAGAATGCGCGCGTGATGCTGCTGCCGCAGAAGCCTTACATTCCGCTCGGTACTCTGACGGGCGCAATCGCTTATCCGGCGCACGACCATACCTACACGCCGGAGCAGATCCGCGACGTGCTGACCGCTGTCGGCCTCGGACGGCTGATCGAGGACATCGAGCGGCCCGATAACTGGTCGCAGCGACTGTCCGGCGGCGAGCAGCAACGCCTCGCGATGGCGCGCGCATTGCTCGAAAAGCCGGACTGGCTGCTGCTGGACGAGGCGACCTCCGCGCTCGACGAGCAAAGCCAAGCCGACATCTACCGTACGGTGCTGGCGGCGCTGCCGAATACCACTGTGATCTCGATCGGCCACCGCGCATCGCTTGTCAATTTCCACAAGCGCCATGTGCAGATGCAGAAGCGCGAAGATGGTCTGTTCCATCCGACCGAAGCTGCGGGCGCACGCGCCTAA
- the lpdA gene encoding dihydrolipoyl dehydrogenase: protein MTFDLIVIGSGPGGYVCAIRAAQLGLKTAVVEKEKTFGGTCLNVGCIPSKALLHASEMFHQAGHDFAHLGIKVTPELDLPAMLKHKDDTVTANVNGVGFLFKKNKIDAYQGVGKILGAGKVEVAGADGKTQQLEAKNIVIATGSSVAPLPGVTIDEKRVVSSTGAIALPQVPKKLLVVGAGVIGLELGSVWARLGAEVTVVEFLDKILPTNDEEVAKQFQRLLQKQGFTFHLGHKVTKVDASDAGCKVTIEPAKGGAAKVLDADIVLVAIGRRPNTDGLGLEAAGIATDRGRVVIDDHFATNVKGVYAIGDVVRGPMLAHKAEDEGIAIAEQLAGKAGHVNYEVIPAVVYTQPEIASIGKTEEELKAAGVAYNIGKFPFTANGRARANRATDGFVKILADAKTDRVLGAHILGAGAGEMIHELVVLMEFAGSSEDLARSTHAHPTMSEAVREAALAVEKRAIHM, encoded by the coding sequence ATGACCTTCGATCTCATCGTCATCGGCTCCGGCCCCGGCGGTTATGTGTGCGCGATCCGCGCCGCGCAGCTCGGCCTCAAGACCGCGGTGGTCGAGAAGGAAAAGACATTCGGCGGCACGTGCCTCAACGTCGGCTGCATCCCGTCGAAGGCGTTGCTGCACGCCTCCGAGATGTTCCATCAGGCCGGGCACGACTTCGCGCATCTCGGCATCAAGGTGACGCCGGAGCTCGATCTGCCCGCGATGCTCAAGCACAAGGACGACACCGTAACGGCGAACGTCAACGGCGTCGGCTTCCTCTTCAAGAAGAACAAGATCGATGCCTATCAAGGCGTCGGCAAAATTCTCGGTGCCGGCAAGGTCGAAGTCGCGGGCGCTGACGGCAAGACACAGCAGCTCGAAGCCAAGAACATCGTGATCGCGACCGGCTCGTCGGTCGCGCCGCTGCCCGGCGTCACCATCGACGAGAAGCGCGTCGTCTCATCGACCGGCGCGATCGCGCTGCCGCAAGTACCGAAAAAGCTTCTCGTCGTCGGCGCCGGCGTGATCGGCCTCGAACTCGGTTCGGTCTGGGCGCGGCTCGGCGCCGAAGTCACGGTCGTCGAATTCCTCGACAAGATCCTGCCGACCAACGACGAGGAAGTCGCAAAGCAATTCCAGCGTTTGCTGCAGAAGCAAGGCTTCACCTTCCACCTCGGCCACAAGGTGACCAAGGTCGATGCGAGCGATGCCGGCTGCAAGGTCACGATCGAGCCCGCCAAAGGCGGCGCCGCCAAAGTGCTTGACGCCGACATCGTGCTGGTCGCGATCGGCCGCCGTCCGAATACGGACGGGCTCGGGCTGGAAGCCGCAGGCATCGCGACGGATCGCGGCCGCGTCGTCATCGACGATCACTTCGCGACCAACGTGAAGGGCGTCTACGCGATCGGCGACGTCGTGCGCGGACCGATGCTGGCGCACAAGGCGGAAGACGAAGGCATCGCGATTGCCGAACAACTCGCCGGCAAAGCCGGGCATGTGAATTACGAAGTCATTCCGGCGGTGGTCTACACGCAGCCGGAGATCGCGTCGATCGGCAAGACCGAGGAAGAGCTTAAGGCCGCGGGCGTCGCCTACAACATCGGCAAATTCCCATTCACGGCCAACGGCCGCGCGCGTGCCAACCGCGCGACCGATGGCTTCGTGAAGATCCTGGCGGATGCGAAGACCGACCGCGTGCTCGGCGCGCATATCCTCGGCGCCGGCGCCGGCGAGATGATCCACGAGCTCGTCGTGTTGATGGAGTTCGCGGGTTCGTCCGAGGACCTCGCGCGCTCGACGCATGCGCATCCGACGATGTCGGAAGCCGTGCGCGAAGCCGCGCTCGCGGTCGAGAAGCGAGCGATCCACATGTGA
- a CDS encoding DUF4241 domain-containing protein yields MPERDQRAGDAMLSDGNLIVVDLTPDELAKRAIDVVPLGDLEVPSGKLVATDPIVDLDQAPFVREVPPGRYPVTLYEAGYFVALAAIRFAPGAVDHWELARLPGRGIAVAADPEEFHGHDVDSARSCFMDAQAIPAIKKDVAIAAENGDAGDYVMDLLAEENLMYWPLDDDPVNVAIFQSGNGDGAYQSYWGLCAAGTPLALVTDFKIIKNADARSPL; encoded by the coding sequence ATGCCGGAGCGCGACCAACGCGCCGGTGATGCGATGCTGAGCGACGGCAATCTCATTGTCGTCGATCTCACGCCCGACGAACTGGCGAAGCGCGCCATAGATGTCGTTCCACTCGGCGATCTGGAAGTGCCGAGCGGAAAGCTGGTCGCAACCGACCCGATCGTTGATCTCGACCAGGCGCCGTTTGTCCGCGAAGTACCGCCCGGCCGATATCCTGTGACGCTCTATGAGGCTGGGTACTTTGTCGCCCTTGCAGCCATCCGATTTGCGCCCGGCGCCGTCGACCATTGGGAGCTCGCGCGATTGCCGGGGCGCGGCATAGCCGTGGCGGCTGATCCTGAAGAATTTCACGGACACGATGTCGATTCCGCGCGAAGCTGCTTCATGGATGCTCAGGCAATCCCAGCGATAAAAAAAGACGTCGCGATCGCTGCCGAAAATGGCGACGCAGGCGACTACGTTATGGACCTTCTGGCCGAAGAAAACCTCATGTACTGGCCGTTGGACGACGACCCCGTCAATGTCGCGATATTTCAGAGCGGCAATGGCGACGGCGCGTATCAGAGCTACTGGGGCTTGTGCGCAGCCGGAACGCCATTGGCGCTCGTGACAGACTTCAAGATCATCAAGAACGCAGATGCGCGGAGCCCGTTGTGA
- the odhB gene encoding 2-oxoglutarate dehydrogenase complex dihydrolipoyllysine-residue succinyltransferase: MTEIRVPTLGESVTEATIGKWFKKPGDAVAVDEPLVELETDKVTIEVPAPAAGVLGEITAKDGETVGVGALLGQIQEGGAGAKAAPAPEKKAAPAPAAEEKKAAPAAAPAAQPPAGQAPSVQRIASETGVDPSKVEGSGKDNRVTKGDMLAAVERAAAAATPVAQTTPVAVRAPSPADDASREERVKMTRLRATIARRLKEAQNSAAMLTTFNEVDMTEVMALRTRYKDLFEKKYGTKLGFMGFFVRACVQALKDIPAVNAEIDGGDLIYKNYYHIGVAVGTDKGLVVPVVRDADQLGLAGVEKAISDFGKKARDGALKLEDMQGGTFTISNGGVYGSLMSTPILNAPQSGILGMHKIQERPMAIGGKIEIRPMMYLALSYDHRIVDGKEAVTFLVRVKESLEDPARLVMDL, from the coding sequence ATGACCGAAATACGCGTGCCGACACTCGGCGAATCCGTCACCGAAGCAACGATCGGAAAGTGGTTCAAGAAGCCGGGCGATGCCGTCGCGGTCGACGAGCCGCTTGTCGAACTCGAAACCGACAAGGTGACGATCGAAGTCCCGGCGCCGGCCGCCGGCGTGCTCGGCGAAATCACCGCGAAGGACGGCGAGACCGTCGGCGTCGGTGCTCTGCTTGGCCAGATCCAAGAAGGCGGCGCAGGCGCAAAGGCAGCGCCCGCACCCGAGAAGAAGGCCGCTCCCGCACCGGCCGCCGAGGAGAAGAAGGCGGCGCCCGCAGCAGCGCCTGCGGCTCAGCCGCCGGCCGGGCAAGCCCCGTCGGTTCAGCGCATCGCCAGCGAGACCGGCGTCGACCCGTCGAAAGTCGAAGGTTCGGGCAAAGACAATCGCGTCACCAAGGGTGACATGCTGGCCGCCGTTGAGCGCGCTGCCGCTGCCGCAACGCCGGTCGCGCAGACGACACCGGTCGCCGTGCGCGCTCCGTCGCCGGCCGACGATGCATCGCGCGAAGAGCGCGTGAAGATGACGCGCCTGCGCGCCACCATCGCGCGCCGCCTGAAGGAAGCGCAGAACTCCGCCGCCATGCTGACGACCTTCAACGAGGTCGACATGACGGAAGTCATGGCGCTGCGCACGCGCTACAAGGATTTGTTCGAGAAAAAATACGGCACAAAGCTCGGCTTCATGGGCTTCTTCGTCCGCGCCTGCGTGCAGGCTCTCAAGGACATCCCGGCCGTCAACGCCGAGATCGACGGCGGCGACCTCATCTACAAGAACTACTACCACATCGGCGTCGCGGTCGGCACCGACAAGGGTCTCGTGGTTCCGGTCGTGCGTGACGCCGATCAACTCGGTCTTGCGGGCGTCGAGAAGGCGATCTCGGACTTCGGCAAGAAAGCGCGCGACGGTGCGCTCAAGCTTGAAGACATGCAGGGCGGCACGTTCACGATCTCGAACGGCGGCGTCTACGGCTCGCTGATGTCGACGCCCATTCTCAACGCGCCGCAGTCCGGCATCCTCGGCATGCACAAGATCCAGGAGCGGCCGATGGCGATCGGCGGCAAGATCGAAATCCGCCCGATGATGTATCTCGCGCTCTCCTACGATCACCGCATCGTCGACGGCAAGGAAGCCGTCACGTTCTTGGTGCGCGTGAAGGAAAGCCTCGAGGATCCGGCACGTCTCGTGATGGATTTGTAA